Part of the Mycolicibacterium mengxianglii genome is shown below.
AAGGTGCACCTGCTGGTCTCGGCGCTCGGCCGTGAGTTCGAACGGATCGACGCCAAGACCGATCGCGCCCCCGTGGCCGGCGGTACCCCGTACGAGCGGCTCAACTTCATGGTCTCCAAGCTGAACCGGGCGATGCAGCGCAACCCGCTGCTGACCGAGGCGATGACGCGCGCATACGTGTTCGCCGACGCCTCGGCCGCCGGTGAGGTCGATCACGTCGAAAAGATCATCGACTCCATGTTCGCGCGCGCCATGGCCGACGGAGAACCGAGCGAAGACCAGTACCACATCGCCAGGGTCATTTCCGATGTATGGCTGTCGAATCTGCTCGCCTGGCTGACCCGGCGGGCGTCGGCCACCGACGTGAGCAAACGCCTGGACCTCGCGGTGCGGCTGCTGATAGGCAACGGCGAAGGCGACACTCCTAAGATCTGACGGGTGAGCTTGCCCCAAGACGTCATCGCCGGTCTGACCCGGGTGGCCCAAGTCCCCATCCTGCTCGTGACCTCCGATTTCGACGGCACACTGGCGCCGATCGTCAACAATCCCGCCGACGCGCGACCGCTCGAGGCCTCGGCTGTGGCGCTACGTGCGCTGGCGGCAGCACCCTCGACGTCGGCGGCGCTGATCTCCGGGCGCGCGCTGACCGACCTGGGCACGCTGTCGGGATTGTCCGGTGCGGTCCACCTCGTCGGCAGCCATGGAGCCGAATTCAACACCGGCTTCGCCCACCAGATCGATGGTGAGCTGCTGCAGAAGATCAACGCCGAGCTCGGCGCCATCGCCGACCGGTATCCCGGCGTCACGGTCGAACCCAAACCGGCCAGCGTGGCACTGCATGTCCGCAATGCCGATCCCGCCGACGGTGAGGCAGCGCTGGCCGCGGCCCGCTCGGCATCCACACAATGGAACGCCCATGCCACCGAAGGCAAGGCGGTGCTGGAGTTCGCGGTGATCACCACTGACAAGGGCGTGGCCATCGACATCCTGCGCGAA
Proteins encoded:
- the kstR gene encoding cholesterol catabolism transcriptional regulator KstR, with the protein product MSQASVPAHTKSDQRSAAQPREVLTVAVLAESELGSEAQRERRKRILDATMAIASKGGYEAVQMRAVADRADVAVGTLYRYFPSKVHLLVSALGREFERIDAKTDRAPVAGGTPYERLNFMVSKLNRAMQRNPLLTEAMTRAYVFADASAAGEVDHVEKIIDSMFARAMADGEPSEDQYHIARVISDVWLSNLLAWLTRRASATDVSKRLDLAVRLLIGNGEGDTPKI
- the otsB gene encoding trehalose-phosphatase produces the protein MSLPQDVIAGLTRVAQVPILLVTSDFDGTLAPIVNNPADARPLEASAVALRALAAAPSTSAALISGRALTDLGTLSGLSGAVHLVGSHGAEFNTGFAHQIDGELLQKINAELGAIADRYPGVTVEPKPASVALHVRNADPADGEAALAAARSASTQWNAHATEGKAVLEFAVITTDKGVAIDILREREGADAVVFFGDDVTDEKAFRRLRTDDVGVKVGPGETAARYRVSSPEDVATALQFLAGLRR